One window of Candidatus Micrarchaeota archaeon genomic DNA carries:
- a CDS encoding chloride channel protein, producing MQRTRLRDLPYLPKWIILSIIIGVVVGLTISLFFFTVSSVLGSVFGKIIGLSIPNSYSEGGTISYHYTPDAKIWLIPIIAAIGGLIVGLIRHSFEPDEGYGGTGSAISAFHNDNGEIKKRSTVIRFIASVITIGTGGSAGNEGPSSAIGAGIGSSIGEFLGLNAEERRTALVIGIGAGLGAVFKAPFGGAIFGTEVLYKNDFEANAILPSFIATAISYTIFCSFFGFAPILGRYSGVINLTTLIFFGILGLLTGLYAVMYYKSSHYISDKFRKLKIRRFLKPALGGLIAGLIFIMFPETIAIGYGWLQIFVNQQLNLIPTFGLPLLMVLFMLPLAKILATGLTLGSGGSGGEFAPGIFIGGSLGALFGTSMHIMFPVLVPSITPFVIIGMLSLFGAAGKTPIAVMIMVIEMTGSLTLLAAAMIATFIAYFISGSGSLYKSQVENREVSPAHEIEHLKPLLKDAMRYSISESLIIKDGLDVNATTDQGIDFMKKYKLNSIPVTSTGKFVGVLSYKKVNGSIRKSIMKNMTPIRQTSNIDNLMSSMHKNNSRWMPIVEENGKYVGFVKLSDVIAKYKVQINDLGNDVIDLDWVS from the coding sequence ATGCAACGTACAAGACTGAGGGATTTGCCGTACCTCCCCAAATGGATAATATTGAGTATTATCATAGGGGTTGTTGTAGGCTTAACCATCTCTCTGTTTTTCTTTACTGTAAGCTCGGTGCTAGGCTCGGTTTTCGGCAAGATAATAGGACTGAGCATACCGAACTCCTACAGCGAGGGAGGCACCATAAGCTACCATTACACGCCTGATGCAAAGATATGGCTCATACCGATTATAGCAGCAATAGGCGGCCTTATAGTGGGGCTGATAAGGCATTCGTTCGAGCCTGATGAGGGCTATGGAGGAACCGGCAGCGCGATAAGTGCATTCCACAACGACAACGGCGAGATAAAGAAGCGGAGCACGGTAATAAGGTTCATAGCATCGGTCATCACGATAGGCACAGGTGGAAGCGCAGGGAACGAAGGCCCAAGCTCGGCGATAGGCGCAGGAATAGGATCGAGCATAGGGGAATTCCTTGGCCTGAATGCAGAAGAGAGGAGGACAGCGCTCGTAATAGGGATAGGCGCTGGGCTTGGAGCAGTGTTCAAGGCGCCGTTTGGCGGTGCAATTTTCGGAACAGAGGTGCTTTATAAGAACGACTTTGAGGCGAATGCCATACTCCCGTCGTTCATAGCAACAGCGATAAGCTACACCATATTCTGCTCGTTCTTCGGGTTCGCGCCAATATTGGGCAGGTACTCGGGGGTGATAAACCTCACCACGCTGATATTCTTCGGCATACTCGGCCTGCTTACTGGCCTGTATGCGGTAATGTACTACAAGTCGTCACACTACATAAGCGACAAGTTCAGGAAGCTGAAGATAAGGAGGTTCCTCAAGCCCGCTTTGGGCGGCCTTATTGCAGGATTGATATTCATAATGTTCCCCGAAACCATCGCCATAGGGTACGGGTGGCTGCAGATTTTCGTGAACCAGCAGCTGAACCTGATACCGACTTTCGGACTCCCGCTGTTGATGGTGCTGTTCATGCTGCCATTGGCAAAGATACTCGCGACAGGGCTCACCCTCGGCTCGGGAGGAAGCGGAGGGGAGTTTGCACCAGGAATATTCATAGGAGGATCCCTTGGTGCATTGTTCGGAACTTCAATGCACATCATGTTCCCGGTATTGGTGCCTTCGATAACGCCGTTCGTCATAATAGGCATGCTAAGCCTTTTCGGCGCGGCAGGAAAGACGCCGATAGCCGTGATGATCATGGTGATAGAGATGACAGGAAGCCTGACGCTTCTTGCCGCGGCGATGATAGCCACGTTCATAGCGTATTTCATTTCGGGCAGCGGCAGCCTTTACAAGTCGCAGGTGGAAAACAGGGAGGTTTCCCCAGCCCACGAGATAGAGCACCTGAAGCCGCTGCTCAAGGATGCGATGAGGTACAGCATATCGGAAAGCCTGATAATAAAGGACGGCCTGGACGTAAATGCGACCACGGATCAGGGAATAGACTTCATGAAAAAATACAAGCTCAATTCGATACCGGTTACAAGCACAGGCAAGTTCGTGGGCGTCCTATCCTACAAGAAGGTTAACGGAAGCATCAGAAAGTCGATAATGAAGAACATGACCCCAATAAGGCAGACCAGCAACATAGACAACCTCATGTCCTCAATGCACAAGAACAACTCCAGGTGGATGCCAATAGTGGAGGAGAACGGGAAGTACGTGGGCTTCGTGAAGCTAAGCGACGTCATAGCCAAGTACAAGGTCCAGATAAACGATCTCGGCAACGATGTAATAGACCTGGACTGGGTTTCTTAG
- a CDS encoding M48 family metalloprotease codes for MASFFDEIHRNKLKSILLMLAFGAIFGGIVFLFVYLLGGGPIAFGAGIAIIVLYAFVSYQYGSALVLKMSRAQIADKKQYPQLYNIVEGLAMASQIKMPDVYVINDPNPNAFATGKNKNHASIAVTTGLLSMMSKNELEGVIAHEMSHIYNNDIQFMLFAVVFAGVIGLMSAVLRNLFFFGFGEERGNGGILVLVGIVLGLLAPLFALLLRLAISRRREYMADANGARIIREPEYLASALKKIQQYEKKPNATPVKNANEMTASLYFANPFTVRSIMNLFSTHPPIEDRIKRLESMY; via the coding sequence ATGGCAAGCTTCTTTGACGAGATACATAGGAACAAGCTAAAGTCCATCCTGCTCATGCTCGCATTCGGCGCGATATTCGGCGGCATAGTCTTCCTGTTCGTGTACCTGCTTGGCGGAGGCCCGATAGCATTCGGCGCCGGCATTGCGATAATAGTGCTTTACGCCTTTGTATCTTACCAGTACGGCAGCGCGCTCGTGCTCAAGATGTCAAGGGCGCAAATTGCGGACAAAAAGCAGTATCCGCAATTGTACAACATAGTAGAGGGGCTTGCCATGGCATCGCAGATAAAGATGCCTGACGTGTATGTCATAAACGACCCGAACCCAAACGCATTCGCAACCGGGAAGAACAAGAACCATGCATCGATTGCAGTGACAACCGGGCTTCTCTCAATGATGAGCAAGAACGAGCTCGAGGGGGTCATCGCACATGAGATGTCCCATATATACAACAATGACATACAGTTCATGCTGTTCGCGGTAGTTTTTGCAGGGGTCATAGGGCTGATGTCTGCAGTGCTGAGGAACCTGTTCTTCTTCGGATTCGGGGAGGAGAGGGGGAACGGAGGCATACTGGTGCTTGTGGGCATAGTGCTTGGGCTCCTGGCGCCGCTCTTCGCCCTGCTGCTCAGGCTTGCGATATCAAGGAGGAGGGAGTACATGGCGGATGCCAACGGCGCAAGGATAATAAGGGAACCGGAATACCTTGCCAGCGCGCTCAAGAAGATACAGCAATATGAGAAGAAGCCAAACGCAACGCCGGTAAAGAATGCGAACGAGATGACAGCATCGCTCTACTTTGCAAACCCGTTTACGGTTAGGTCGATAATGAACCTGTTTTCCACCCATCCGCCGATAGAGGACAGGATAAAAAGGCTGGAGAGCATGTACTAA
- a CDS encoding PadR family transcriptional regulator: MAEIQIKSTSRLFVLLLLNERKRHGYELIKQLGEKLGSKPSPGQMYPFLKQLKKNRYISSEGKEARDRQIYYLTPEGKRFVGQVLYNLDYLFNIAVQPKLRPCERCSNTIFDPDRSAAVGLKRVGLKEISA; the protein is encoded by the coding sequence ATGGCTGAGATACAAATAAAGAGCACGTCAAGACTGTTTGTTCTCCTGTTGCTAAACGAACGAAAAAGACATGGCTACGAGCTGATAAAGCAGCTTGGAGAGAAACTTGGCAGTAAACCGAGCCCTGGACAGATGTATCCGTTCCTGAAGCAGTTGAAGAAAAATCGCTACATTTCGTCTGAAGGAAAGGAAGCAAGAGATAGGCAAATCTATTATCTTACTCCTGAAGGTAAGAGGTTTGTCGGTCAGGTTTTGTATAACTTAGATTACCTTTTCAATATAGCAGTACAGCCGAAGCTGAGGCCTTGCGAACGTTGCAGTAATACAATATTTGATCCAGATAGATCCGCAGCTGTAGGTTTGAAGCGGGTAGGGCTTAAGGAGATTTCTGCTTAA
- a CDS encoding DUF488 domain-containing protein — MAKNKLLVFTVGHSIRKLGEFMGLLDAYKIKELVDIRTIPKSRANPQFNEKRLAAGLKRHRIRYMHMKGLGGLRHPLKDSANTYWYNASFRGFADYMQTSEFRESLIELISLAKKRQTAIMCAEAVPWRCHRSLIADALLVRGVDVRHIFSPTNSKPHELTKSARVNRLNIVYK, encoded by the coding sequence ATGGCTAAAAATAAGCTGCTTGTATTTACCGTAGGGCATTCTATACGCAAACTCGGTGAATTTATGGGACTACTGGATGCGTATAAGATAAAAGAACTGGTAGATATACGCACAATACCAAAGTCCAGGGCCAACCCTCAGTTCAATGAGAAAAGGTTAGCTGCCGGTCTGAAAAGGCATCGCATACGCTACATGCATATGAAAGGACTTGGAGGCCTCAGACATCCGTTGAAGGATTCAGCCAATACGTACTGGTACAATGCGTCGTTCAGAGGCTTCGCAGACTATATGCAGACCAGCGAGTTCAGGGAGAGCCTCATTGAGCTTATAAGCCTGGCAAAGAAAAGACAGACGGCCATAATGTGTGCAGAAGCAGTACCTTGGAGATGCCATAGATCGCTGATAGCAGATGCGCTTCTGGTCAGGGGTGTGGATGTCAGGCACATCTTCAGTCCGACCAATTCAAAACCTCATGAGCTGACAAAAAGCGCAAGGGTGAACAGGCTGAATATAGTGTATAAATAA
- a CDS encoding hemerythrin domain-containing protein has product MKTKYKLTLDEATKGTEPQIIKFAIAWDVWKQAKSAISQREQDIYGFMSRDHSRLDYIFQEFRKSKKAAEAEQLFLEFRAGIERHIKWEEDILFPLAKKKMGDDSPMIDELIVQHNRIKADLKGLADSLKARDTTLENDLEQLLAAHDKIEEEDMYPWIDNYIDDKAKKEALSRMV; this is encoded by the coding sequence ATGAAGACCAAGTACAAACTTACGTTGGATGAAGCAACAAAAGGCACAGAACCGCAGATAATAAAGTTTGCCATCGCATGGGATGTATGGAAGCAGGCAAAGAGCGCTATCTCCCAGAGGGAGCAAGACATATACGGATTCATGTCGAGAGATCATTCAAGACTTGACTACATTTTCCAGGAGTTCAGGAAATCGAAAAAAGCGGCAGAAGCAGAGCAACTCTTTTTGGAATTTAGGGCAGGCATTGAGCGCCATATAAAATGGGAGGAGGATATCCTATTCCCGCTTGCCAAAAAGAAAATGGGAGACGACTCGCCGATGATAGACGAACTGATAGTGCAGCACAACAGGATAAAAGCCGATCTAAAGGGATTGGCTGATAGCTTAAAAGCCAGAGATACAACCCTTGAGAACGACTTGGAGCAGTTGCTGGCAGCACACGATAAGATAGAGGAAGAAGACATGTATCCGTGGATAGATAATTATATCGATGATAAAGCAAAGAAGGAGGCACTATCAAGGATGGTATAA
- a CDS encoding NOP58 family protein translates to MIKKAKEGIRSSYTNEEHALIQAINAYLETSKSYNLSFERLSEWYGIYFPEIKIANPKTLADLAMVLNSKEGIDKEKINSVINDPQKSESIYKKASSTIGRDMNEDEHAALLGFAGMSNQMYDAMLRLESYIKTASTKIMPNTTYLTDEKIAAELLSKAGSMERLATMPASTIQLLGAEKALFKHIKFGSKPPKYGVLFKLAEISNGPRDKRGRIARAYATKISIGLKADFYTKNFIAEKLKSDLEKTIKKIKETPNKGPSTKQKREFNTRKPSARPKWRKK, encoded by the coding sequence ATGATAAAGAAGGCAAAGGAGGGCATAAGGAGCTCGTACACCAACGAGGAGCATGCACTCATACAGGCGATAAACGCATATCTGGAAACGAGCAAGTCGTACAACCTCTCATTCGAAAGGCTGAGCGAATGGTATGGGATATACTTTCCCGAGATAAAGATAGCCAACCCCAAGACGCTTGCAGATCTTGCAATGGTGCTCAACAGCAAGGAGGGCATAGACAAGGAGAAGATAAATTCCGTGATAAACGACCCGCAAAAGAGCGAATCGATATACAAAAAGGCCTCGTCAACGATAGGCAGGGACATGAACGAGGACGAGCATGCGGCGCTGCTCGGGTTTGCCGGTATGAGCAACCAGATGTATGATGCCATGCTTCGGCTTGAATCCTACATAAAAACCGCATCGACTAAAATCATGCCCAATACAACATACCTCACCGATGAAAAGATAGCTGCGGAGCTGCTCAGCAAGGCAGGCTCCATGGAGCGGCTTGCAACGATGCCCGCGAGCACCATACAGCTCCTCGGTGCAGAGAAGGCGCTGTTCAAGCACATAAAATTCGGAAGCAAGCCGCCGAAGTACGGAGTGCTCTTCAAGCTAGCCGAAATAAGCAACGGTCCGAGGGACAAGCGCGGAAGGATAGCAAGGGCATACGCAACGAAGATAAGCATAGGGCTCAAGGCGGATTTCTACACCAAGAACTTCATAGCAGAGAAGCTTAAGTCGGATCTCGAGAAGACCATAAAGAAAATAAAGGAAACCCCAAACAAGGGCCCGAGCACCAAGCAAAAAAGGGAATTTAACACTAGGAAGCCGAGCGCAAGGCCGAAGTGGAGGAAGAAGTGA
- a CDS encoding glycine--tRNA ligase yields the protein MKMDNLTAFAKSKGFFWPSAEIYGGAAGLYDYGHLGTLLKRRFEQQWLSYFVEGNRDYYLIEGSTMLPEKPLIASGHAARFNDILVGCSKCHTYYRADVMLSDAKVSVSEGAGTDEIDSLIKSNGVKCPKCQGTFLPAKAFNMMIDLYLGPEKADKGYLRPETAQSAYLNFFREFNVLRKSLPMGLAVIGKAYRNEISPRQGLYRMRELTQAELQIFFDPENFPVDFGKFKDVRMSVVPYKTKKQEVISASELVKNYEVPEFYAYHMALIHTFYREVVGVPEERIRFLEKGGDEKAFYNKLHMDIEVDVESWGGFKEVGGLHYRSDYDLSSHTKGSNQDLSVSIDGKRVMPNVLELSFGVDRNVWMLIDVFYDEEGERKVLKLKPWLAPFSAALFPLQKDEKLQAKADEVYGMLKSRTRVFVDDSGSIGRRYARMDEIGTPFCITVDFESTDKDSKNYDTVTVRSRDSREQERKSMKELAEFLISGTSCVYSD from the coding sequence ATGAAAATGGACAACTTGACTGCTTTTGCTAAAAGCAAGGGATTCTTCTGGCCCAGCGCGGAGATATACGGAGGGGCTGCGGGCCTATACGATTATGGCCATCTCGGCACGCTGCTGAAAAGAAGGTTCGAGCAGCAATGGCTGTCATATTTTGTTGAGGGGAACAGGGATTACTACCTGATAGAGGGATCCACGATGCTCCCCGAAAAGCCCTTGATAGCCTCGGGGCACGCGGCAAGGTTCAACGACATACTTGTCGGCTGCTCCAAATGCCACACGTATTACAGGGCCGATGTCATGCTCTCGGATGCAAAGGTAAGCGTATCGGAAGGTGCAGGAACGGATGAGATAGACTCGCTGATAAAAAGCAATGGCGTAAAATGCCCGAAATGCCAGGGCACGTTCCTTCCTGCGAAGGCGTTCAACATGATGATAGACCTGTATTTGGGTCCTGAAAAGGCCGACAAGGGCTACCTTCGCCCAGAGACAGCGCAATCAGCCTACCTGAACTTCTTCAGGGAGTTTAACGTGCTGCGCAAGAGCCTCCCGATGGGGCTTGCTGTAATCGGGAAAGCATACAGGAACGAGATATCGCCGAGGCAGGGCCTGTACAGGATGAGGGAGCTGACCCAGGCAGAGCTGCAGATATTTTTCGACCCGGAGAATTTCCCGGTGGATTTCGGGAAGTTCAAAGACGTAAGGATGTCTGTGGTTCCTTACAAGACCAAAAAGCAGGAGGTCATTTCTGCATCCGAGCTGGTCAAGAATTACGAGGTCCCTGAATTCTACGCATACCACATGGCGCTGATACACACGTTTTACAGGGAAGTTGTAGGAGTCCCAGAGGAGAGGATACGTTTCCTCGAGAAGGGCGGCGACGAGAAGGCGTTCTACAACAAGCTGCATATGGACATAGAGGTGGATGTTGAAAGCTGGGGGGGATTCAAGGAGGTTGGAGGATTGCATTACAGGAGCGATTATGACCTTAGCTCGCATACAAAGGGCTCGAACCAGGACCTGTCTGTTTCGATAGACGGCAAGAGGGTAATGCCGAATGTCCTGGAGCTGAGCTTCGGGGTTGACAGGAACGTGTGGATGCTCATCGATGTATTCTATGATGAGGAAGGTGAGAGGAAGGTCCTGAAATTGAAGCCATGGCTTGCGCCCTTCAGCGCAGCGCTGTTTCCGCTGCAGAAGGATGAAAAGCTGCAGGCCAAGGCAGACGAGGTTTACGGCATGCTCAAGAGCAGGACGAGGGTTTTTGTCGACGATTCCGGCTCGATAGGCAGGAGGTATGCAAGGATGGACGAGATAGGCACGCCGTTCTGCATAACAGTTGATTTCGAGAGCACTGACAAGGATTCCAAGAACTATGATACCGTGACCGTAAGGAGCAGGGACAGCAGAGAGCAGGAGAGGAAAAGCATGAAAGAGCTTGCGGAATTCCTGATTTCAGGGACTAGCTGCGTTTATTCAGATTGA
- a CDS encoding LemA family protein, with translation MFLLLSLLGWVALAVVAVIIIVVLVIIGGYNNLIGLRNRVQDAQAQIDVQLKRRFDLIPNLVNSVKGYMKYEQNVLTTVTKLRSSIVSGSMQDKAQANNQISQALKTIFAVAENYPDLKASQNFKQLQDELTDTEDKISFVRTSYNDYVLDYNNAIQTFPGSVFASSFHFQKAEFFQAPAEAAEPVQVNFDDVNAPQKPAAAQAAPAAPQKQPRKGSGRKRKAQPQGK, from the coding sequence ATGTTCTTACTATTGAGTTTGCTGGGCTGGGTTGCGCTTGCCGTTGTTGCAGTCATAATAATAGTGGTCCTTGTAATCATAGGCGGGTACAACAACCTTATAGGCCTGAGGAACAGGGTGCAGGATGCGCAGGCGCAGATAGACGTGCAGCTCAAAAGGAGGTTTGACCTGATACCCAACCTTGTGAATTCCGTAAAGGGTTACATGAAATACGAGCAGAACGTGCTAACCACTGTCACAAAGCTGAGAAGTTCGATAGTTTCAGGAAGCATGCAGGACAAGGCGCAGGCCAACAACCAGATATCACAGGCATTGAAGACGATATTCGCCGTGGCTGAGAATTATCCGGATCTGAAGGCCTCGCAGAATTTCAAGCAGCTCCAGGACGAGCTTACGGATACCGAAGACAAGATATCATTTGTAAGGACCTCGTACAACGACTACGTGCTTGACTACAACAACGCGATACAGACATTCCCGGGAAGCGTGTTCGCAAGCTCATTCCATTTCCAGAAGGCTGAATTCTTCCAGGCCCCGGCTGAAGCGGCTGAGCCGGTGCAGGTCAACTTCGATGACGTGAATGCTCCGCAGAAGCCAGCCGCTGCACAGGCAGCGCCAGCTGCACCGCAGAAGCAGCCCAGGAAAGGAAGTGGCAGGAAGCGCAAGGCGCAGCCCCAGGGCAAATGA
- a CDS encoding cytidine deaminase: protein MIKSYKNLDKIDRSLIDSADKIVKNGYDPYSKFYVGAALLAESGAVYTGANINTCAYASICAERIAIGNAVTNGEYLFKKIAVIAKSDFNEVNVLSGPCGICRQMLWEFAELSKGDIEILVADSSKDKVLVTTIKNLHQYGFGPRLCEGDFQKYIRNGNSHKHSKRQTVKS from the coding sequence ATGATAAAATCTTACAAGAATCTAGATAAAATAGACAGAAGCCTTATAGACAGTGCAGACAAGATAGTAAAAAATGGGTACGACCCTTATAGTAAATTTTATGTTGGTGCTGCCCTACTCGCCGAATCTGGGGCTGTCTATACTGGTGCGAATATAAACACGTGTGCATATGCATCTATCTGTGCAGAAAGGATAGCGATTGGAAATGCAGTGACAAACGGTGAATATTTGTTTAAAAAAATAGCAGTCATTGCAAAATCCGACTTTAACGAAGTAAATGTACTGTCTGGTCCATGTGGGATATGCAGGCAGATGCTTTGGGAGTTTGCCGAATTGTCAAAAGGAGACATAGAGATATTGGTGGCTGACAGTAGCAAGGATAAAGTTTTAGTCACAACGATAAAAAACCTGCACCAATATGGGTTCGGGCCAAGATTGTGTGAGGGTGACTTCCAGAAGTACATAAGGAATGGTAACTCACATAAGCATTCAAAGCGTCAAACTGTGAAATCTTAA
- a CDS encoding FAD-dependent oxidoreductase: MAKYEVRLLEKEDVARDTIGFKFSRPKEFTFRAGQFVDITLNNPPHTDDEGNRRTFTIGSSPNEKEYICVTTRMRNTAFKNSLKEMSMGTIVTLEGPMGDFTLPKDASRLAIMIAGGIGITPMRSMIAYATENKLDNRIILFYSNKTAKDAAFIAELKEFELKNRKFKLVASLTREQVEGYENGHINMDMIRKYSDEDGKGVVYYIAGPPAMVSEMREMLAKAGISEDDVRIEEFAGY, from the coding sequence ATGGCGAAATATGAAGTAAGATTGCTGGAAAAGGAAGATGTGGCGCGTGATACTATTGGCTTCAAGTTCAGCAGGCCCAAGGAATTTACATTCAGGGCAGGGCAGTTTGTAGACATAACGCTGAATAACCCACCGCACACCGATGACGAAGGCAATAGAAGAACATTCACTATAGGCAGTTCACCAAACGAGAAGGAGTACATATGCGTCACCACCAGGATGAGGAACACAGCTTTCAAGAATAGCCTAAAAGAGATGAGCATGGGAACCATTGTGACTCTGGAGGGCCCCATGGGAGATTTTACGCTTCCCAAAGACGCTTCACGGTTAGCCATCATGATAGCAGGAGGGATAGGCATTACGCCTATGAGAAGTATGATAGCTTATGCCACTGAAAACAAGCTAGACAACAGAATCATACTGTTTTATTCAAATAAAACTGCGAAAGATGCGGCATTCATCGCTGAACTGAAAGAATTTGAGCTGAAGAACAGGAAATTCAAGCTGGTAGCTTCATTGACGCGTGAACAGGTTGAAGGTTACGAGAACGGCCACATAAACATGGACATGATACGTAAATATTCAGATGAGGATGGCAAAGGAGTTGTCTATTATATAGCAGGTCCGCCTGCGATGGTATCCGAAATGAGGGAAATGCTGGCAAAGGCAGGAATCAGCGAAGACGATGTGAGGATAGAGGAATTTGCAGGATATTGA
- a CDS encoding CDP-alcohol phosphatidyltransferase family protein, translating into MRSADASTIIRTGIILFVIYLILVKADPLISIALLAFAFIMDGVDGFLALSEESKGKITLRMYVSYSLGNKRYAKKIKDTKNGIEKSARYGPRFDVAADRISEYSFWALFTFVGILPFFLLVIVIIRHSIADAFLGTKGTSSKMKTGIASALYASSISRAGVNVLKFVTFSYLILAYVSSYPLLPAYALSALLVIFIVARGAAEVYESIKD; encoded by the coding sequence ATGAGGAGCGCGGATGCCAGCACTATCATAAGGACGGGTATAATCCTCTTTGTAATCTATCTGATACTGGTCAAGGCGGATCCGCTGATATCAATAGCGCTACTTGCATTCGCTTTCATAATGGACGGGGTTGACGGATTCCTGGCCCTGAGCGAGGAGAGCAAGGGAAAGATAACGCTGCGCATGTACGTAAGCTACTCCCTGGGGAACAAGAGGTACGCAAAGAAAATAAAGGACACCAAGAACGGGATAGAAAAGAGCGCAAGGTACGGACCAAGATTCGACGTCGCAGCTGACAGGATATCCGAATACTCCTTCTGGGCGCTTTTCACCTTTGTCGGGATACTGCCTTTCTTCCTTCTTGTAATAGTAATAATACGCCATTCTATAGCTGATGCGTTCCTGGGCACCAAGGGCACATCATCTAAGATGAAGACCGGAATAGCAAGCGCGCTTTACGCCTCAAGCATATCAAGGGCAGGCGTCAACGTCCTTAAATTCGTCACGTTCTCATACCTTATACTGGCATATGTTTCGTCATATCCGCTGTTGCCCGCATATGCGCTTAGCGCGCTGCTAGTGATATTCATAGTCGCAAGGGGCGCTGCAGAGGTGTACGAATCAATAAAAGATTGA